In Halovulum dunhuangense, one genomic interval encodes:
- a CDS encoding ABC transporter permease, translating into MNFVALLYHTVVREVREESGNATLGLLTAIGRVLILVALFYAMFELLGLRGAMIRGDVILFLVGGVLLFLMHNQAIGAVIKAGSATSPIMQHAPVTPTLMILSSALATLYLHILATVIILAALILFRGDLEIHSPRGILLPFFLAWASGVVIGLLFLAMKPFAPKLMQMLSTIYRRANMITSGKFFVANMLPNAILPFFDWNPLFHTIDQMRGALFVNYFPHKTSIEYPVYFVLVGLLVGMMAEFWLRRTVSRSTGAAR; encoded by the coding sequence ATGAACTTCGTGGCCCTTCTCTACCACACGGTGGTGCGCGAGGTGCGGGAGGAAAGCGGCAACGCCACGCTCGGGCTGCTGACCGCGATCGGGCGGGTGCTGATCCTGGTGGCGCTGTTCTACGCCATGTTCGAGCTGCTCGGCCTGCGCGGCGCGATGATTCGAGGCGACGTGATCCTGTTCCTGGTCGGCGGGGTGCTGCTGTTCCTGATGCACAACCAGGCCATCGGGGCGGTGATCAAGGCAGGCTCGGCCACGTCGCCGATCATGCAGCACGCGCCGGTCACGCCGACCTTGATGATCCTGTCCTCGGCGCTGGCCACGCTCTACCTGCACATCCTTGCCACCGTGATCATCCTCGCGGCGCTGATCCTGTTCCGCGGCGATCTGGAGATCCATTCCCCGCGGGGGATCCTGCTGCCGTTCTTCCTGGCCTGGGCCAGCGGTGTCGTGATCGGGCTGCTGTTCCTGGCGATGAAGCCCTTCGCGCCGAAGCTGATGCAGATGCTCTCGACCATCTACCGGCGCGCCAACATGATCACGAGCGGCAAGTTCTTCGTGGCCAACATGCTGCCGAACGCGATCCTGCCCTTCTTCGACTGGAACCCGCTGTTCCACACCATCGACCAGATGCGCGGCGCGCTGTTCGTCAACTATTTCCCGCACAAGACATCGATCGAGTATCCGGTCTATTTCGTGCTCGTCGGACTGCTGGTGGGCATGATGGCCGAATTCTGGCTGCGCCGGACCGTCAGCCGGTCTACCGGCGCAGCCAGGTAA
- a CDS encoding phosphatase PAP2 family protein codes for MKLEECMQNEGHSMTNLKPQSAYSAYSAYSAYSAYSAYSAYSAYSAYGGGPGLPVAPFVAPALITNRDGIVGPWTPPGTPPAPLPENDPGNLDRWSAAVRESLCSFELVSRIGFSMDGGQADVWHLDTTAQPGAAPTASYLPLMRMRRPTPDQFLEQLVYLETYADLRQDRWIEIEAQIDLPTAFFGSIGFLDPSRTKYTYELVLAALNLAHFVEMRLKHALACKRPVEYSPQVQPIIPTPLHGTLPSGHATEAHVAATVLDRIWAASGNPTYADPGWRAQAFRQAARIAINRTVAGVHFPVDSAAGASLGMTLGAYFTARATGQAYDAWSFDGQDFEGDFQPEQMFDVATGQQTAVAATADLGPQAPGAEGRSPILGWLWDRAIAEWQAV; via the coding sequence ATGAAGCTTGAAGAGTGCATGCAGAACGAGGGGCATTCGATGACGAACCTGAAACCGCAGTCCGCCTACAGCGCCTATTCGGCGTACAGCGCGTATTCGGCCTATTCGGCCTACAGCGCCTATTCCGCCTACAGTGCATATGGCGGCGGCCCCGGCCTGCCGGTGGCGCCTTTTGTCGCCCCCGCGCTCATCACCAACCGCGACGGCATCGTCGGGCCCTGGACCCCGCCCGGAACCCCGCCCGCGCCACTGCCCGAGAACGACCCCGGCAATCTCGACCGCTGGAGCGCGGCCGTGCGCGAGAGCCTGTGCAGCTTCGAGCTGGTCTCGCGGATCGGTTTCTCGATGGATGGGGGGCAGGCCGATGTCTGGCATCTGGACACCACCGCCCAGCCCGGCGCGGCGCCCACGGCCAGCTATCTGCCGCTGATGCGGATGCGCCGCCCGACGCCGGATCAGTTCCTCGAACAGCTCGTCTATCTCGAAACCTATGCCGACCTGCGGCAGGACCGCTGGATCGAGATCGAGGCGCAGATCGACCTTCCCACGGCGTTCTTCGGGTCCATCGGCTTTCTCGACCCGTCGCGCACGAAATACACCTATGAGCTGGTGCTGGCGGCGCTGAACCTTGCGCATTTCGTCGAGATGCGGCTCAAGCACGCGCTGGCGTGCAAGCGCCCGGTGGAATACTCGCCGCAGGTCCAGCCGATCATCCCGACGCCGCTGCACGGCACGCTGCCCTCGGGCCATGCGACCGAGGCGCATGTCGCGGCCACGGTACTGGACCGGATCTGGGCCGCCTCGGGCAATCCGACCTATGCCGATCCGGGCTGGCGGGCGCAGGCCTTCCGGCAGGCGGCGCGCATCGCCATAAACCGGACCGTCGCGGGGGTGCATTTCCCGGTGGACAGCGCGGCGGGCGCGTCGCTGGGCATGACGCTGGGGGCCTATTTCACGGCCCGGGCCACTGGGCAGGCCTATGATGCCTGGTCCTTCGACGGGCAGGACTTCGAGGGCGATTTCCAGCCGGAACAGATGTTCGACGTCGCGACCGGCCAGCAGACCGCCGTGGCCGCGACCGCCGACCTTGGCCCGCAGGCGCCGGGCGCGGAAGGGCGCTCGCCCATACTCGGCTGGCTGTGGGACCGGGCCATCGCCGAATGGCAAGCGGTCTGA
- a CDS encoding metallophosphoesterase family protein, whose protein sequence is MTEFRFIHSSDLHLGKRFSNIPDETFRGRLQEARHGVLSRLHRAAHDHRARHVLLAGDIFDTETPSDAVWRQALGVMGTDPDIHWWLLPGNHDSLAAEALWDRVLDHAPPNVHPLLEPRAISLAPGVTLLPAPTTRRYPGRNLTDWFEGHDTDPRDIRIGLAHGGTVDFSEDGDQPAIAPDLALTARLDYLALGDWHGRVNPGPRAWYSGTPERDGFKHDGRGGCLAVTLAGGGAAPRVSPVETGVFHWSDEVLPLLPGQDAAAALYEMLPAGAATRRDSLVRVRAEGRATLQQHAALDAAARQVAPEFGHFVLNTDRLATEVEAEDLDEIDRGGALRLAAESLRNGARDPDSDAASRAVAAAALNRLYAYLKEGGK, encoded by the coding sequence ATGACTGAATTTCGCTTCATCCACAGCTCGGACCTTCATCTGGGCAAGCGGTTCTCGAACATTCCCGACGAGACCTTCCGCGGCCGCCTGCAGGAGGCCCGCCATGGCGTACTGTCGCGGCTGCACCGCGCCGCCCATGACCACCGCGCCCGGCACGTCCTGCTGGCCGGCGACATCTTCGACACCGAAACCCCGTCGGATGCCGTCTGGCGCCAGGCGCTGGGCGTGATGGGGACCGATCCCGACATCCACTGGTGGCTGCTGCCGGGCAACCATGACAGCCTTGCGGCCGAGGCGCTGTGGGACCGGGTGCTGGACCACGCGCCGCCCAACGTGCATCCGCTGCTGGAGCCGCGGGCGATCTCGCTCGCGCCGGGCGTCACGCTGCTGCCCGCGCCCACGACACGACGTTATCCGGGGCGCAACCTGACCGACTGGTTCGAGGGCCACGACACCGACCCGCGCGACATCCGCATCGGGCTGGCGCATGGCGGGACGGTCGATTTCTCGGAGGATGGCGACCAGCCGGCGATCGCCCCCGACCTGGCGCTGACCGCGCGGCTGGACTACCTGGCGCTGGGCGACTGGCACGGGCGGGTCAATCCGGGTCCCCGCGCCTGGTATTCCGGCACGCCCGAGCGCGACGGCTTCAAGCATGACGGAAGGGGCGGTTGCCTTGCCGTCACGCTGGCGGGCGGTGGGGCTGCCCCGCGGGTCAGCCCGGTCGAGACCGGCGTCTTCCACTGGTCGGACGAGGTGCTGCCGCTGCTGCCCGGCCAGGACGCCGCCGCGGCCCTGTACGAGATGCTGCCCGCCGGGGCGGCGACCCGGCGCGACAGCCTGGTCCGGGTCCGCGCCGAAGGGCGGGCGACCCTTCAGCAGCATGCCGCGCTGGATGCGGCGGCGCGGCAGGTGGCGCCGGAATTCGGGCATTTCGTGCTGAACACGGACCGGCTTGCCACCGAGGTGGAGGCCGAGGACCTGGACGAGATCGACCGCGGCGGCGCGCTGCGTCTTGCCGCCGAAAGCCTGCGCAACGGCGCAAGGGATCCCGACAGCGACGCGGCCAGCCGGGCCGTCGCGGCGGCGGCGCTGAACCGGCTCTATGCCTATCTGAAGGAGGGCGGCAAATGA
- a CDS encoding AAA family ATPase, whose protein sequence is MRLVSIRLENVRRFHAPVQITGIGPGLNVLSAPNEHGKSTVFDALQAVFFVPHRSQAKEAKALRPHAGGAPAVGVEIDTAEGRFRIEKRWLSGAFAKVWQGERLIAQADEAEAWIARAVGPDAGGGPVGLLWVRQGATGLDQGSTAERQQSRSARRDLLSSVTGEVEAMTGGRRMEMARTRCQEDLDRYLTAMGRPRTGGPLKAAMDLVEALEAEKAAQAEKAQDLKQDLDRRRAVIRELSGLDDPAEAAQREERLAAARAGFDKATRHAEARDRARDAADHARLKVSGTQARLATMDGQLAELAEAEGAHGEAEALRETTAAARDTAEASLRKAAAEAEAARETASAAESLLRRALRAESAAADRDRRERLSEQIARAETLRSRIETCRAEAGIGPDAETLARLEGLAADVATQTALLQAGAPGVTIDYLAGAEGAITLDGAPVPGARRVALPEGGTLVLRGLGQLTIHPGQGSGAAEAARAAEARLREALERLGLPDLPAARAAARKRAEAGEALRAAEGQLALLAPSGIDALRTALAALPEPEAADPELPDATEAQNRAEAAATAQRQALAALETARGKAEGARTGAERAIAAAEAAGARLDRARAALATTDDPRAARAALAATLEAEQVALSGAEAKLEALEADAPDLAAAEAALKRAEEVIARIASDRARLTEERVRLDALIDHLSGQAVEEELADTTSRLEAAAAELARIRFEVEVLQTLAAALDAARATARDRYFEPVMRELSPLLRLFWPEATIRLDEEAVLPTALVRAGAEEEFDTLSGGTQEQIALLVRLAFARLLAADGRHAPVILDDALVYTDDDRIERMFDALHRQAADLQILVFSCRQRAFRELGGTMIALSRVEDAA, encoded by the coding sequence ATGAGACTCGTCTCGATCCGGCTGGAAAATGTCCGCCGCTTTCACGCGCCGGTCCAGATCACCGGCATCGGTCCGGGGCTGAACGTGCTGAGCGCGCCGAACGAACACGGCAAGTCCACCGTGTTCGACGCGTTGCAGGCGGTGTTCTTCGTGCCCCATCGATCTCAGGCGAAGGAGGCCAAGGCGCTGCGGCCCCATGCGGGGGGCGCGCCCGCGGTCGGCGTCGAGATCGACACCGCAGAGGGCCGCTTCCGCATCGAGAAGCGCTGGCTGTCCGGCGCCTTTGCCAAGGTATGGCAGGGCGAGCGGCTGATCGCCCAGGCCGACGAGGCCGAGGCGTGGATCGCCCGCGCCGTCGGCCCGGATGCGGGCGGCGGGCCGGTGGGGCTTTTGTGGGTGCGGCAGGGGGCGACCGGGCTCGACCAGGGCTCCACCGCCGAGCGGCAGCAATCCCGCAGCGCGCGGCGCGACCTGCTTTCGTCGGTCACGGGCGAGGTGGAGGCGATGACCGGGGGGCGCCGGATGGAAATGGCGCGGACCCGCTGCCAGGAGGATCTTGACCGCTACCTGACCGCGATGGGGCGGCCCAGGACGGGCGGTCCGCTAAAGGCGGCGATGGACCTGGTCGAGGCGCTGGAGGCTGAGAAGGCCGCGCAGGCGGAGAAGGCACAGGATCTGAAACAGGATCTGGACCGTCGCCGCGCGGTGATCCGCGAGCTTTCCGGTCTGGACGACCCGGCAGAGGCCGCCCAGCGCGAGGAACGGCTGGCGGCGGCGCGCGCGGGTTTCGACAAGGCCACGCGCCACGCCGAGGCCCGCGACCGCGCGCGCGACGCGGCCGATCATGCGCGGCTGAAGGTCAGCGGCACGCAGGCGCGACTGGCCACGATGGACGGGCAACTGGCCGAACTGGCCGAGGCCGAAGGCGCCCACGGGGAGGCGGAGGCCCTGCGCGAGACGACGGCAGCGGCGCGGGACACGGCCGAGGCATCGTTGCGCAAGGCGGCGGCAGAGGCGGAAGCGGCACGCGAGACCGCCTCGGCGGCCGAGTCGCTGCTGCGCCGCGCGCTTCGCGCGGAAAGCGCCGCTGCCGACCGCGATCGGCGTGAACGCCTTTCCGAACAGATCGCCCGGGCCGAGACGCTGCGAAGCCGGATCGAGACCTGCCGCGCCGAGGCCGGGATCGGTCCCGACGCCGAGACGCTTGCGCGGCTGGAAGGTCTGGCCGCCGACGTCGCGACCCAGACCGCGCTGCTTCAGGCAGGCGCGCCGGGCGTGACCATCGACTACCTGGCCGGAGCCGAGGGCGCGATCACGCTGGACGGCGCGCCAGTGCCCGGCGCCCGGCGCGTGGCGCTGCCCGAGGGCGGCACGCTGGTCCTTCGCGGCCTTGGACAGCTGACCATCCATCCCGGGCAGGGCAGCGGCGCGGCCGAGGCGGCGCGCGCGGCGGAAGCCCGTCTTCGGGAAGCTCTGGAACGGTTGGGCCTGCCGGACCTGCCTGCGGCCCGCGCGGCCGCGCGCAAGCGGGCCGAGGCCGGGGAAGCCCTGCGCGCCGCCGAAGGGCAGCTTGCGCTTCTCGCCCCCTCGGGGATCGACGCCTTGCGGACGGCGCTTGCCGCCCTGCCGGAGCCCGAGGCCGCAGACCCGGAGTTGCCCGACGCGACCGAGGCCCAGAACCGGGCAGAGGCTGCGGCGACCGCACAGCGGCAGGCGCTGGCCGCGCTGGAAACCGCCCGCGGCAAGGCGGAAGGGGCGCGCACCGGCGCCGAGCGGGCCATTGCCGCGGCGGAAGCGGCCGGCGCAAGGCTGGACCGCGCCCGCGCAGCCCTGGCGACGACCGACGACCCACGGGCCGCGCGCGCCGCGCTGGCCGCGACGCTCGAGGCAGAGCAGGTGGCGCTTTCCGGGGCAGAGGCGAAGCTGGAGGCCCTCGAGGCGGATGCCCCCGATCTTGCGGCGGCGGAAGCCGCGCTGAAACGCGCGGAAGAAGTGATCGCGCGGATCGCCTCGGACCGGGCGCGCCTGACGGAAGAGCGGGTCCGGCTCGACGCGCTGATCGACCACCTGTCCGGCCAGGCCGTGGAAGAGGAACTGGCCGACACGACCAGCCGGCTGGAGGCGGCCGCGGCGGAACTGGCGCGCATCCGCTTCGAGGTGGAGGTGCTTCAGACCCTTGCGGCGGCGCTCGACGCGGCCCGCGCCACCGCGCGCGACCGCTATTTCGAGCCGGTGATGCGCGAGCTGTCGCCGTTGCTGCGCCTGTTCTGGCCCGAGGCGACGATCCGGTTGGACGAAGAGGCGGTGCTGCCCACGGCGCTTGTGCGCGCGGGCGCTGAAGAGGAGTTCGACACCCTGTCCGGCGGCACGCAGGAACAGATCGCGCTTCTGGTGCGGCTGGCCTTCGCGCGGCTGCTGGCGGCGGATGGGCGACACGCGCCGGTGATCCTGGACGATGCGCTGGTCTATACCGACGACGACCGGATCGAACGGATGTTCGACGCCCTGCACCGGCAGGCGGCCGACTTGCAGATACTCGTGTTCTCGTGCCGGCAGCGCGCCTTCCGGGAGTTGGGCGGCACCATGATCGCGCTGTCGCGGGTGGAAGACGCGGCATGA
- a CDS encoding helix-turn-helix transcriptional regulator produces MSFAKALDLLRLADMAMGRHSGVTLEEIAEAFRVSHRTAQRMAGALAEAFPHAVERREDADRRLRIRLRDVPLARLRLSGDAELEALELAIARLRDEGDRRQADRLEGLRDRLLAALPPAEARRAEADAEALLESHGVAARPGPVPKDDPILAEAVAQALRGPYRMRFSYNGTLREVEPYGVLLGARRYLVAKQPNQGEGLRHFRFDRIVGPEVTDIWFGRDPGFDLAAHSARAFGSFQDESQHAEVVWHFTPAAAARAADWRFHPRQQTRPLPDGGLEVRFHASGWLEMAWHLYQWGDQVEVVAPEALRALVHPYRRDDFDALP; encoded by the coding sequence ATGTCCTTTGCCAAAGCCCTAGACCTGCTGCGCCTGGCCGACATGGCGATGGGGCGGCATTCCGGCGTGACGCTGGAGGAAATCGCAGAGGCGTTCCGCGTCAGCCACCGCACCGCGCAACGCATGGCCGGCGCGCTGGCCGAGGCGTTCCCCCACGCGGTGGAGCGGCGGGAGGACGCGGACCGACGCCTGCGCATCCGCCTGCGGGACGTGCCGCTGGCCCGGCTGCGCCTGTCGGGCGATGCGGAACTGGAGGCGCTGGAGCTTGCCATCGCGCGGCTCAGGGACGAGGGGGACCGGCGGCAGGCCGACCGGCTGGAAGGGCTGCGCGACCGGCTTCTTGCCGCCCTGCCCCCCGCCGAGGCGCGGCGGGCCGAAGCCGACGCCGAGGCGCTGCTCGAGTCCCATGGCGTCGCCGCCCGGCCAGGCCCGGTGCCGAAGGACGATCCCATCCTGGCCGAGGCGGTGGCGCAGGCGCTGCGCGGCCCCTACCGGATGCGGTTTTCCTACAACGGCACCCTGCGCGAGGTGGAACCCTACGGCGTGCTGCTGGGCGCGCGGCGCTACCTGGTGGCGAAGCAACCCAACCAGGGCGAGGGGTTGCGGCATTTCCGCTTTGACCGGATCGTGGGTCCGGAAGTGACCGACATCTGGTTCGGCCGCGATCCCGGCTTCGACCTTGCAGCCCATTCGGCGCGCGCCTTCGGGTCGTTCCAGGACGAGTCGCAACATGCCGAGGTGGTCTGGCACTTCACCCCCGCGGCGGCGGCGCGGGCGGCGGACTGGCGCTTCCATCCGCGGCAGCAGACGCGCCCCCTGCCCGACGGGGGCCTCGAGGTGCGCTTTCACGCCTCGGGCTGGCTGGAGATGGCCTGGCATCTCTACCAGTGGGGCGACCAGGTCGAGGTGGTGGCGCCGGAAGCGTTACGCGCGCTGGTCCACCCGTACCGGCGCGACGATTTCGACGCACTTCCCTGA
- the cysQ gene encoding 3'(2'),5'-bisphosphate nucleotidase CysQ encodes MDPATLTATLRRLALEAGDRIMEIYGAEDFEVRAKSDDSPVTAADEAADALIFAGLRAAFPDIPVVTEEQADSHSLDAARFLIVDPLDGTKEFVQRRGDFTVNIALVENGVPVRGVVYAPARGRLFYTDADGRAVEEDGPFDPATPGALRPLAVRKPDNAALIVVASKSHRDAATDAYIARYAVADFTSAGSSLKFCLVAAGEADLYPRLGRTMEWDTAAGHAVLAGAGGRVVRFDDHAPLRYGKPGYENPFFIAYAPGVTLMDPA; translated from the coding sequence ATGGATCCTGCCACGCTCACCGCAACGCTGCGCCGCCTCGCGCTCGAGGCCGGGGACCGTATCATGGAGATCTACGGCGCCGAGGATTTCGAAGTGCGCGCGAAATCCGACGACAGCCCCGTGACCGCCGCCGACGAGGCCGCCGACGCGCTGATCTTCGCGGGCTTGCGGGCGGCCTTTCCCGATATCCCCGTCGTGACCGAAGAGCAGGCCGACAGCCACAGCCTCGATGCGGCGCGGTTCCTGATCGTGGATCCGCTGGACGGCACCAAGGAATTCGTCCAGCGCCGCGGCGACTTCACGGTGAACATCGCGCTGGTCGAGAACGGCGTGCCGGTGCGCGGCGTGGTCTATGCACCCGCCCGGGGGCGGCTGTTCTACACCGATGCCGATGGCCGCGCGGTCGAGGAGGACGGCCCCTTCGATCCCGCCACACCCGGTGCCCTGCGGCCGCTTGCCGTGCGCAAGCCCGACAATGCCGCGCTGATCGTCGTCGCCTCCAAGTCGCACCGGGATGCCGCGACAGACGCCTATATCGCGCGCTACGCGGTAGCGGACTTCACCTCTGCCGGGTCGTCGCTCAAGTTCTGCCTGGTCGCCGCGGGCGAGGCGGATCTCTATCCCCGGCTGGGGCGCACGATGGAATGGGACACGGCCGCCGGGCATGCCGTGCTGGCCGGGGCCGGCGGGCGCGTGGTGCGCTTCGACGATCATGCCCCGTTGCGCTATGGCAAGCCCGGATACGAGAACCCTTTCTTCATCGCCTACGCCCCGGGCGTCACCCTGATGGATCCCGCATGA
- the kdsB gene encoding 3-deoxy-manno-octulosonate cytidylyltransferase: MNVVVVIPARYASTRYPGKPLVELTGATGQKRSLVRRSWDAACAASGVARVVVATDDGRIADHAAGFGAEVVMTPESCRNGTERCAAAAQALGLQDTDVVVNLQGDAPLTPPWFVEALIAAMAGGAEVATPVLRLDAAALNSFQEDRAVGRVGGTTAVFDTAGRALYFSKEVIPYTGRRFAEGEEIPVFHHVGVYAYRPAALRAYAGWPEGRLEKWEGLEQLRFMERGIPVTCVEVEARGRAFWELNNPVDVARIETILKAQGVA; encoded by the coding sequence ATGAACGTCGTCGTCGTCATTCCCGCCCGCTACGCCTCTACCCGTTATCCCGGCAAGCCGCTCGTGGAACTGACCGGCGCCACCGGCCAGAAGCGCAGCCTCGTGCGGCGCAGCTGGGATGCCGCCTGCGCCGCCTCGGGCGTGGCACGGGTCGTCGTCGCCACCGACGATGGGCGCATCGCGGATCACGCCGCGGGCTTCGGCGCCGAGGTGGTGATGACCCCCGAAAGCTGCCGGAACGGCACCGAACGCTGTGCGGCGGCAGCGCAGGCGCTGGGGCTTCAGGATACCGACGTGGTCGTCAATCTTCAGGGCGACGCGCCGCTGACCCCGCCCTGGTTCGTCGAGGCGCTGATCGCCGCGATGGCAGGGGGCGCCGAGGTGGCGACACCGGTGCTGCGGCTGGATGCGGCGGCGCTGAACTCGTTCCAGGAGGATCGCGCCGTGGGCCGCGTTGGCGGCACCACCGCCGTATTCGACACGGCCGGCCGCGCGCTTTATTTCTCGAAGGAAGTGATCCCCTATACCGGCCGCCGTTTCGCCGAGGGCGAAGAGATCCCCGTATTTCACCATGTGGGCGTCTACGCCTACCGCCCGGCCGCGCTCAGGGCCTATGCCGGCTGGCCCGAGGGCCGGCTTGAAAAATGGGAGGGGCTGGAGCAGCTGCGCTTCATGGAACGCGGCATCCCCGTCACCTGCGTCGAGGTGGAGGCCCGCGGCCGCGCCTTCTGGGAGTTGAACAACCCCGTCGATGTCGCCCGGATCGAAACCATACTGAAGGCGCAGGGCGTGGCGTGA
- a CDS encoding HEPN domain-containing protein — translation MSGSAPDHATLKARQRALRADFPETMGLRVHRALSWMGRAEALAGQDADTAFILYWIAFNAAYADAADFEPGTAGLTERGRMEGYFARLVRLDADKRIYDAIWSRYSGPVRVLLDNRFVFEPFWRHQNDPEGAPGWQERFEAARRTVGTALARHETTKVLTILFDRLYVLRNQLVHGGATWNSGVNRQQVRDGAAILGFLVPVFIDLMMDNPAEDWGHPFYPVVPG, via the coding sequence ATGAGCGGGTCGGCGCCGGATCACGCGACGCTGAAGGCGCGGCAGCGGGCGCTGCGCGCGGACTTTCCCGAGACGATGGGGCTGCGGGTGCATCGCGCGCTCAGCTGGATGGGCCGGGCCGAGGCGCTGGCCGGGCAGGATGCGGATACCGCCTTCATCCTCTACTGGATCGCCTTCAACGCCGCCTATGCGGATGCGGCGGATTTCGAGCCGGGCACGGCCGGACTGACCGAACGCGGGCGGATGGAGGGCTATTTCGCGCGCCTTGTCCGGCTGGACGCAGACAAGCGGATCTACGACGCGATCTGGTCCCGGTATTCCGGGCCGGTGCGGGTACTTCTGGACAATCGCTTCGTGTTCGAGCCGTTCTGGCGCCACCAGAACGACCCCGAAGGCGCGCCCGGATGGCAGGAGCGGTTCGAGGCGGCACGGCGCACCGTCGGAACGGCGCTTGCGCGGCATGAAACCACGAAGGTGCTGACCATCCTGTTCGACCGGCTGTACGTCCTGCGCAACCAGCTGGTGCATGGCGGGGCGACCTGGAACAGCGGGGTCAACCGCCAGCAGGTGCGCGATGGCGCGGCGATCCTGGGCTTCCTGGTGCCGGTCTTCATCGACCTGATGATGGACAATCCGGCCGAGGACTGGGGCCACCCCTTCTACCCGGTGGTCCCCGGCTGA
- a CDS encoding tetratricopeptide repeat protein, which produces MIEAPSQGWFLSLRRSVMVVDLVESVRLIEADQIGTITRWREVVAHAEAALAATGAGRMVKSLGDGMLLDLEGVEPALAVAFALLDKTAQLNRDLPPQRQMHLRIGLQTGDLMVDRHDVYGHDVNVAARLAALGDPGDVVVSALVRDEIVHGIHADIEDLGECFLKHVREPVRAYRLSPPGQGVARPRVRGATETLLPTIAVIPLAGATGALGQVMAEEMIRAFGQSPHLNVISRLSTAPFARLDRPLEEIGRLLGASHVLTGRVTEDAGILEVTLELTELRSRQVMWSDRFRDRAANILIGEQEMFARIAEAVGKAILSRELQRARNLPVRTLESYTLMLAAVNAMYRLSQSDFNHAEQMLTATMERNPRHSVPLAWMGNWHVLKVQQGWTDDPAREQRIASDRTARALDLNPDCEHALTIDGLVQTNLSKDFEGADTRYRMALGFNPNNALANLLKGVMHAFRDEGDEAVRLSEMAQAKSPFDPQQYYFDCLTAAAYIAAGRPAEALPYAERSLKANSTHTSTLRTLAIAQWQTGDHEAARATLGRMMALEPGLTVSKWTRQNPAAKYVMGRRIAEILREAGMPE; this is translated from the coding sequence ATGATCGAGGCCCCATCCCAGGGTTGGTTTCTCAGCCTGCGCCGATCCGTGATGGTCGTCGACCTGGTGGAATCCGTCCGCCTGATCGAGGCCGACCAGATCGGGACGATCACCCGCTGGCGCGAGGTCGTCGCCCATGCCGAGGCCGCGCTGGCCGCGACCGGCGCCGGGCGCATGGTGAAAAGCCTTGGCGACGGGATGCTGCTCGACCTGGAGGGGGTGGAGCCTGCACTGGCGGTGGCCTTTGCGCTGCTCGACAAGACCGCGCAACTTAACCGCGACCTGCCCCCCCAGCGGCAGATGCACCTGCGCATCGGGTTGCAGACCGGCGACCTGATGGTGGACCGCCACGATGTCTATGGCCACGATGTCAACGTGGCCGCCCGCCTGGCCGCGCTGGGCGACCCGGGCGATGTCGTCGTCTCGGCGCTGGTCCGCGACGAGATCGTGCACGGCATCCACGCCGATATCGAGGATCTGGGCGAGTGCTTCCTCAAGCATGTGCGCGAGCCGGTGCGCGCCTACCGCCTGTCGCCGCCGGGTCAGGGGGTCGCGCGTCCGCGCGTGCGCGGCGCGACCGAGACGCTTTTGCCCACCATCGCCGTGATCCCGCTTGCCGGCGCCACCGGCGCGCTGGGCCAGGTCATGGCCGAGGAGATGATCCGCGCCTTTGGCCAGTCGCCGCATCTGAACGTCATCTCGCGCCTGTCCACCGCGCCCTTCGCCCGGCTCGACCGCCCGCTGGAAGAGATCGGCAGGCTTCTGGGCGCAAGCCATGTGCTGACCGGGCGCGTGACCGAGGATGCGGGGATCCTGGAGGTGACGCTCGAACTGACAGAGCTGCGCAGCCGGCAGGTGATGTGGTCCGACCGCTTTCGCGACCGCGCCGCCAACATCCTGATCGGCGAGCAGGAGATGTTCGCCCGCATCGCCGAGGCGGTGGGCAAGGCGATCCTGAGCCGCGAACTGCAACGCGCCAGGAACCTGCCGGTGCGCACGCTGGAAAGCTATACGCTGATGCTGGCGGCGGTGAACGCGATGTACCGGCTCTCGCAGAGCGACTTCAACCATGCCGAACAGATGCTGACCGCCACGATGGAGCGGAACCCCCGCCATTCGGTGCCGCTGGCCTGGATGGGCAACTGGCATGTGCTGAAGGTGCAGCAGGGCTGGACCGACGATCCCGCGCGCGAGCAGCGCATCGCCTCGGACCGGACCGCGCGGGCCTTGGACCTGAACCCCGATTGCGAGCATGCGCTGACCATCGACGGGCTGGTGCAGACCAACCTTTCCAAGGATTTCGAGGGGGCCGACACCCGCTACCGGATGGCGCTGGGCTTCAACCCCAACAATGCGCTCGCGAACCTGCTGAAGGGCGTGATGCACGCCTTCCGCGACGAGGGCGACGAGGCGGTGCGCCTGTCCGAGATGGCGCAGGCGAAATCGCCCTTCGATCCGCAGCAATACTACTTCGATTGCCTGACCGCCGCCGCCTATATCGCCGCCGGCCGCCCGGCCGAGGCGCTGCCCTATGCCGAGCGGTCGCTCAAGGCCAATTCCACCCACACCTCGACCCTGCGCACGCTGGCGATCGCCCAGTGGCAGACCGGCGACCACGAAGCCGCGCGCGCGACGCTGGGCCGGATGATGGCGCTGGAGCCGGGGCTCACGGTGTCCAAATGGACGCGTCAGAACCCGGCGGCGAAATACGTCATGGGCCGGCGCATCGCCGAGATCCTGCGCGAGGCCGGCATGCCCGAATGA